Proteins from one Syngnathus scovelli strain Florida chromosome 9, RoL_Ssco_1.2, whole genome shotgun sequence genomic window:
- the znf384b gene encoding zinc finger protein 384b isoform X3, producing the protein MEDSHFNSSYFWSHIPTMPGQLENAVFLNKVKEQQEKSASFPPHSAPHYQTTLLGIPTPGCKTADGGGQPAGAAHLHPPHSSQNITVLPVPSTGIMTAAGLVITTPQGTLVSPTSSPSFVSAHPTTTMIVSAVHSQDKKDDGTSHVVVVPAPSKRGRKKKSMAESGSETVILAQLSAGGQVTSLHHHTRDPYDLSNEDGEPGLKDSTKTYSNHTESKPHKCPHCTKSFANSSYLSQHIRIHTGVKPYTCSYCEKSFRQLSHLQQHNRIHTGDRPYKCTNPGCEKSFTQLSNLQSHRRQHNKDKPYKCPNCNKGYVDAASLEVHMSKHTVKHARIYSCGLCNRTYTSETYLVKHMEKHGQEQLNASDGVAAAQHSQGQAARAQPGARSRGEGSEGVEGRAGRGQGSYGQPNAIPCPFDLHQYKTVSTGDIQYKPIGVSDVVPHKDLCLTVTSSGIQVEHLNS; encoded by the exons ATGGAGGATTCTCATTTTAACTCCTCCTATTTCTGGTCCCACATTCCCACTATGCCGGGACAG CTGGAGAATGCCGTGTTCCTGAACAAAGTGAAAGAGCAGCAGGAAAAGAGCGCCTCCTTCCCACCGCACTCGGCGCCCCACTATCAAACGACATTGCTCGGCATCCCAACGCCGGGGTGCAAGACGGCGGATGGTGGCGGGCAGCCTGCTGGCGCCGCCCATCTTCACCCGCCGCACAGCAGCCAGAATATCACCGTGCTGCCTGTCCCCTCCACGGGCATAATGACGGCAG CGGGACTGGTCATCACAACTCCCCAAGGAACCTTGGTGTCTCCCACATCCTCGCCGTCCTTTGTGTCTGcacaccccaccaccaccatgatCGTCTCCGCCGTTCATTCTCAGG ACAAAAAAGATGACGGCACGTCCCACGTGGTGGTGGTTCCGGCGCCATCCAAGCGAGGCCGCAAGAAGAAGAGCATGGCGGAATCGGGCAGCGAAACCGTCATACTGGCTCAGCTCAGCGCCGGCGGACAG GTGACATCTTTGCATCATCACACCCGAGATCCATACGATTTGTCCAACGAGGACGGGGAGCCTGGGCTGAAAGACAGCACCAAGACTTACAG TAACCATACGGAGTCAAAGCCTCACAAGTGTCCACATTGCACCAAGTCGTTTGCCAACTCCAGCTACCTGTCCCAGCACATCCGCATCCACACGGGCGTTAAGCCTTACACATGCTCCTACTGTGAGAAGTCATTCAGACAGCTCAGTCACCTTCAGCAGCACAACAG GATTCATACTGGAGATCGGCCATACAAGTGTACGAATCCTGGATGTGAGAAATCCTTTACGCAGCTCTCCAATCTACag TCCCATCGACGTCAGCACAACAAAGACAAACCTTACAAGTGCCCCAACTGCAACAAAGGCTATGTGGACGCTGCCAGCCTGGAGGTGCACATGTCCAAACACACGGTCAAGCACGCCCGGATCTACTCGTGCGGCCTTTGCAACCGCACGTACACCTCA GAGACATACCTCGTGAAACACATGGAGAAACACGGCCAAGAGCAGTTGAACGCCTCCGACGGCGTGGCAGCGGCACAGCACAGCCAAGGCCAGGCGGCTCGCGCTCAGCCCGGAGCTCGTAGCCGGGGCGAGGGCTCGGAAGGTGTGGAGGGCAGAGCCGGGCGTGGTCAAGGCAGCTATGGCCAGCCGAACGCCATCCCCTGTCCTTTTGACCTTCACCAGTACAAGACGGTGTCAACGGGAGACATCCAGTACAAACCCATCGGCGTGTCGGACGTTGTTCCCCACAAGGACCTCTGCCTAACCGTGACGTCTTCCGGCATTCAAGTGGAGCACCTCAACTCGTAG
- the gnl1 gene encoding guanine nucleotide-binding protein-like 1 isoform X1: MPRKKPFSIKQKKKQLQDKRERKRGDMGSGPSSRNASVEREADRQSDTSDSETTDIRRINQQPFGREGRHDPNRFRLHFEKESKEEVEKRKKMAQEKILLPVSDKQLEIGIEDIYPPEKGLGFPRRPPWTYEMSRADLLREEEKSYKRYLDDLRSRNPPGSLSHFEHNLETWRQLWRVLEMSDVVLLIVDIRHPVLQFPPEVYRYITGELKKHMVLVLNKVDLCPPPLAIAWKHYMTSQFPQLRVVCFTSHRGQAYSTVLQKKRMKRKTDWNHGGGPAEILKSCQEITAGRVDLSNWECKIQADIVAEQQGEEGPDEQVESVLVEHQSDSALEMSNPAQELYKDGVLTLGCIGFPNVGKSSIINSLVGRKVVSVSRTPGHTKYFQTYYLTSTVKLCDCPGLIFPSRVNKQLQILAGIYPVSQLQEPYSSVGYLCERTPFLSVLKLKHPNLEEGDSRQGERLSDEEPWTAWDVCEAWAERRGYKTAKAARNDVYRAANSLLRLATDGRLCLCFRPRGYSCLREHWESHTDIPKILTLQGRTSTEDTAGKRDDEEDSESSIEPEEERDRDVDDDNEEDEGFGRLGSKRRTVSGLAGNKFHVLQCE, translated from the exons ATGCCTCGGAAAAAGCCATTCAGCATCAAGCAAAAGAAGAAGCAGCTGCAAGACAAACGGGAGCGAAAGCGag GTGACATGGGCTCGGGACCAAGTAGCCGCAATGCCAGCGTGGAGCGGGAGGCGGACCGACAGTCGGACACGTCAGACAGCGAGACCACCGACATCCGCAGGATCAACCAGCAGCCCTTCGGCCGAGAGGGAAGACACGATCCTAATAG GTTTCGTCTTCACTTTGAAAAGGAGAGCAAAGAGGAAGTAGAGAAGCGAAAGAAGATGGCCCAGGAGAAGATCCTGCTGCCCGTCTCCGACAAACAACTGGAAATCGGCATCGAGGACATCTACCCGCCAGAAAAAG GCCTGGGTTTCCCACGACGGCCGCCCTGGACCTATGAGATGAGCCGAGCTGACTTGCTGAGGGAAGAGGAGAAGTCATACAAGCGGTACCTGGACGACCTGCGGTCCAGAAACCCGCCCGGATCCCTCAGCCATTTTGAGCACAACCTGGAG aCATGGAGGCAGTTGTGGCGAGTGTTAGAGATGTCAGATGTCGTCCTGCTCATTGTGGACATCCGGCACCCG GTTCTGCAGTTCCCCCCCGAGGTGTACCGCTACATCACTGGTGAGCTGAAGAAGCACATGGTGTTGGTTCTGAACAAAGTGGACTTGTGTCCGCCCCCCCTGGCGATCGCTTGGAAGCATTATATGACGTCGCAGTTCCCACAGCTGCGCGTTGTCTGCTtcacctcccaccgcgggcaagCCTACAGCACAG TGCTCCAGAAGAAACGGATGAAGCGCAAGACCGACTGGAACCACGGCGGTGGTCCTGCGGAGATCCTGAAGTCCTGTCAAGAGATCACAGCAGGCCGAG TCGACTTGTCCAACTGGGAGTGCAAGATCCAAGCCGACATCGTTGCCGAGCAACAGGGAGAGGAGGGGCCGGACGAGCAGGTCGAGTCAGTGCTGGTCGAGCATCAGAGTGATAGTGCCTTGGAGATGAGTAACCCGGCGCAGGAGCTGTACAAGGATGGCGTCCTCACCCTGGGTTGCATCG GATTCCCGAATGTTGGCAAGTCGTCCATCATCAACAGCCTAGTTGGCCGGAAGGTGGTGAGCGTGTCACGCACCCCGGGCCACACCAAATATTTCCAGACCTACTACCTCACCTCCACCGTCAAACTCTGCGACTGCCCAGGCCTCATCTTCCCCTCCCGTGTGAATAAACAGTTGCAG ATTCTGGCCGGCATCTACCCGGTGTCGCAGTTGCAGGAGCCGTACAGCTCGGTGGGTTATCTGTGCGAGAGGACCCCCTTCCTCTCCGTGCTGAAGCTCAAGCATCCAAACTTGGAAGAAGGCGACAGCCGACAAGGAGAGCGCCTTTCGGACGAGGAGCCCTGGACTGCCTGGGATGTTTGCGAGG CATGGGCTGAGCGGAGAGGATACAAGACGGCAAAAGCAGCCCGAAATGATGTATACCGGGCGGCCAACAGCCTCCTGAGGTTAGCCACTGACGGCCGCCTATGCCTGTGCTTCCGACCGCGCGGCTACAGCTGCCTGAGAG AGCATTGGGAAAGCCACACTGACATCCCGAAGATTCTGACCTTGCAAGGACGGACGTCGACGGAGGACACCGCGGGCAAGAGGGACGACGAAGAGGACAGCGAATCCAGCATCGAGCCCGAGGAAGAGAGAGACCGGGACGTGGACGACGACAACGAAGAAGACGAGGGCTTTGGGCGGCTCGGGTCAAAGCGGCGGACTGTTTCGGGCTTGGCGGGCAACAAGTTTCATGTTCTCCAATGTGAGTGA
- the znf384b gene encoding zinc finger protein 384b isoform X2: MEDSHFNSSYFWSHIPTMPGQLENAVFLNKVKEQQEKSASFPPHSAPHYQTTLLGIPTPGCKTADGGGQPAGAAHLHPPHSSQNITVLPVPSTGIMTAAGLVITTPQGTLVSPTSSPSFVSAHPTTTMIVSAVHSQDKKDDGTSHVVVVPAPSKRGRKKKSMAESGSETVILAQLSAGGQVTSLHHHTRDPYDLSNEDGEPGLKDSTKTYRCRMCAATFFSKSDMQLHSKSHTEAKPHKCPHCAKSFANSSYLAQHIRIHSGAKPYTCSYCQKSFRQLSHLQQHTRNHTESKPHKCPHCTKSFANSSYLSQHIRIHTGVKPYTCSYCEKSFRQLSHLQQHNRIHTGDRPYKCTNPGCEKSFTQLSNLQSHRRQHNKDKPYKCPNCNKGYVDAASLEVHMSKHTVKHARIYSCGLCNRTYTSETYLVKHMEKHGQEQLNASDGVAAAQHSQGQAARAQPGARSRGEGSEGVEGRAGRGQGSYGQPNAIPCPFDLHQYKTVSTGDIQYKPIGVSDVVPHKDLCLTVTSSGIQVEHLNS; the protein is encoded by the exons ATGGAGGATTCTCATTTTAACTCCTCCTATTTCTGGTCCCACATTCCCACTATGCCGGGACAG CTGGAGAATGCCGTGTTCCTGAACAAAGTGAAAGAGCAGCAGGAAAAGAGCGCCTCCTTCCCACCGCACTCGGCGCCCCACTATCAAACGACATTGCTCGGCATCCCAACGCCGGGGTGCAAGACGGCGGATGGTGGCGGGCAGCCTGCTGGCGCCGCCCATCTTCACCCGCCGCACAGCAGCCAGAATATCACCGTGCTGCCTGTCCCCTCCACGGGCATAATGACGGCAG CGGGACTGGTCATCACAACTCCCCAAGGAACCTTGGTGTCTCCCACATCCTCGCCGTCCTTTGTGTCTGcacaccccaccaccaccatgatCGTCTCCGCCGTTCATTCTCAGG ACAAAAAAGATGACGGCACGTCCCACGTGGTGGTGGTTCCGGCGCCATCCAAGCGAGGCCGCAAGAAGAAGAGCATGGCGGAATCGGGCAGCGAAACCGTCATACTGGCTCAGCTCAGCGCCGGCGGACAG GTGACATCTTTGCATCATCACACCCGAGATCCATACGATTTGTCCAACGAGGACGGGGAGCCTGGGCTGAAAGACAGCACCAAGACTTACAG GTGCCGGATGTGCGCGGCGACCTTCTTCAGTAAGTCTGACATGCAGCTCCACTCCAAGTCGCACACAGAGGCCAAACCTCACAAGTGTCCGCACTGCGCCAAGTCGTTCGCCAACTCCAGCTACCTGGCGCAGCACATCCGCATCCACAGCGGGGCCAAGCCTTACACCTGCTCCTACTGCCAGAAATCGTTCAGGCAGCTCAGTCACTTACAGCAGCACACACG TAACCATACGGAGTCAAAGCCTCACAAGTGTCCACATTGCACCAAGTCGTTTGCCAACTCCAGCTACCTGTCCCAGCACATCCGCATCCACACGGGCGTTAAGCCTTACACATGCTCCTACTGTGAGAAGTCATTCAGACAGCTCAGTCACCTTCAGCAGCACAACAG GATTCATACTGGAGATCGGCCATACAAGTGTACGAATCCTGGATGTGAGAAATCCTTTACGCAGCTCTCCAATCTACag TCCCATCGACGTCAGCACAACAAAGACAAACCTTACAAGTGCCCCAACTGCAACAAAGGCTATGTGGACGCTGCCAGCCTGGAGGTGCACATGTCCAAACACACGGTCAAGCACGCCCGGATCTACTCGTGCGGCCTTTGCAACCGCACGTACACCTCA GAGACATACCTCGTGAAACACATGGAGAAACACGGCCAAGAGCAGTTGAACGCCTCCGACGGCGTGGCAGCGGCACAGCACAGCCAAGGCCAGGCGGCTCGCGCTCAGCCCGGAGCTCGTAGCCGGGGCGAGGGCTCGGAAGGTGTGGAGGGCAGAGCCGGGCGTGGTCAAGGCAGCTATGGCCAGCCGAACGCCATCCCCTGTCCTTTTGACCTTCACCAGTACAAGACGGTGTCAACGGGAGACATCCAGTACAAACCCATCGGCGTGTCGGACGTTGTTCCCCACAAGGACCTCTGCCTAACCGTGACGTCTTCCGGCATTCAAGTGGAGCACCTCAACTCGTAG
- the gnl1 gene encoding guanine nucleotide-binding protein-like 1 isoform X2, with product MPRKKPFSIKQKKKQLQDKRERKRGDMGSGPSSRNASVEREADRQSDTSDSETTDIRRINQQPFGREGRHDPNRFRLHFEKESKEEVEKRKKMAQEKILLPVSDKQLEIGIEDIYPPEKGLGFPRRPPWTYEMSRADLLREEEKSYKRYLDDLRSRNPPGSLSHFEHNLEVLQFPPEVYRYITGELKKHMVLVLNKVDLCPPPLAIAWKHYMTSQFPQLRVVCFTSHRGQAYSTVLQKKRMKRKTDWNHGGGPAEILKSCQEITAGRVDLSNWECKIQADIVAEQQGEEGPDEQVESVLVEHQSDSALEMSNPAQELYKDGVLTLGCIGFPNVGKSSIINSLVGRKVVSVSRTPGHTKYFQTYYLTSTVKLCDCPGLIFPSRVNKQLQILAGIYPVSQLQEPYSSVGYLCERTPFLSVLKLKHPNLEEGDSRQGERLSDEEPWTAWDVCEAWAERRGYKTAKAARNDVYRAANSLLRLATDGRLCLCFRPRGYSCLREHWESHTDIPKILTLQGRTSTEDTAGKRDDEEDSESSIEPEEERDRDVDDDNEEDEGFGRLGSKRRTVSGLAGNKFHVLQCE from the exons ATGCCTCGGAAAAAGCCATTCAGCATCAAGCAAAAGAAGAAGCAGCTGCAAGACAAACGGGAGCGAAAGCGag GTGACATGGGCTCGGGACCAAGTAGCCGCAATGCCAGCGTGGAGCGGGAGGCGGACCGACAGTCGGACACGTCAGACAGCGAGACCACCGACATCCGCAGGATCAACCAGCAGCCCTTCGGCCGAGAGGGAAGACACGATCCTAATAG GTTTCGTCTTCACTTTGAAAAGGAGAGCAAAGAGGAAGTAGAGAAGCGAAAGAAGATGGCCCAGGAGAAGATCCTGCTGCCCGTCTCCGACAAACAACTGGAAATCGGCATCGAGGACATCTACCCGCCAGAAAAAG GCCTGGGTTTCCCACGACGGCCGCCCTGGACCTATGAGATGAGCCGAGCTGACTTGCTGAGGGAAGAGGAGAAGTCATACAAGCGGTACCTGGACGACCTGCGGTCCAGAAACCCGCCCGGATCCCTCAGCCATTTTGAGCACAACCTGGAG GTTCTGCAGTTCCCCCCCGAGGTGTACCGCTACATCACTGGTGAGCTGAAGAAGCACATGGTGTTGGTTCTGAACAAAGTGGACTTGTGTCCGCCCCCCCTGGCGATCGCTTGGAAGCATTATATGACGTCGCAGTTCCCACAGCTGCGCGTTGTCTGCTtcacctcccaccgcgggcaagCCTACAGCACAG TGCTCCAGAAGAAACGGATGAAGCGCAAGACCGACTGGAACCACGGCGGTGGTCCTGCGGAGATCCTGAAGTCCTGTCAAGAGATCACAGCAGGCCGAG TCGACTTGTCCAACTGGGAGTGCAAGATCCAAGCCGACATCGTTGCCGAGCAACAGGGAGAGGAGGGGCCGGACGAGCAGGTCGAGTCAGTGCTGGTCGAGCATCAGAGTGATAGTGCCTTGGAGATGAGTAACCCGGCGCAGGAGCTGTACAAGGATGGCGTCCTCACCCTGGGTTGCATCG GATTCCCGAATGTTGGCAAGTCGTCCATCATCAACAGCCTAGTTGGCCGGAAGGTGGTGAGCGTGTCACGCACCCCGGGCCACACCAAATATTTCCAGACCTACTACCTCACCTCCACCGTCAAACTCTGCGACTGCCCAGGCCTCATCTTCCCCTCCCGTGTGAATAAACAGTTGCAG ATTCTGGCCGGCATCTACCCGGTGTCGCAGTTGCAGGAGCCGTACAGCTCGGTGGGTTATCTGTGCGAGAGGACCCCCTTCCTCTCCGTGCTGAAGCTCAAGCATCCAAACTTGGAAGAAGGCGACAGCCGACAAGGAGAGCGCCTTTCGGACGAGGAGCCCTGGACTGCCTGGGATGTTTGCGAGG CATGGGCTGAGCGGAGAGGATACAAGACGGCAAAAGCAGCCCGAAATGATGTATACCGGGCGGCCAACAGCCTCCTGAGGTTAGCCACTGACGGCCGCCTATGCCTGTGCTTCCGACCGCGCGGCTACAGCTGCCTGAGAG AGCATTGGGAAAGCCACACTGACATCCCGAAGATTCTGACCTTGCAAGGACGGACGTCGACGGAGGACACCGCGGGCAAGAGGGACGACGAAGAGGACAGCGAATCCAGCATCGAGCCCGAGGAAGAGAGAGACCGGGACGTGGACGACGACAACGAAGAAGACGAGGGCTTTGGGCGGCTCGGGTCAAAGCGGCGGACTGTTTCGGGCTTGGCGGGCAACAAGTTTCATGTTCTCCAATGTGAGTGA
- the znf384b gene encoding zinc finger protein 384b isoform X1, translating to MEDSHFNSSYFWSHIPTMPGQLENAVFLNKVKEQQEKSASFPPHSAPHYQTTLLGIPTPGCKTADGGGQPAGAAHLHPPHSSQNITVLPVPSTGIMTAAGLVITTPQGTLVSPTSSPSFVSAHPTTTMIVSAVHSQDKKDDGTSHVVVVPAPSKRGRKKKSMAESGSETVILAQLSAGGQVTSLHHHTRDPYDLSNEDGEPGLKDSTKTYRCRMCAATFFSKSDMQLHSKSHTEAKPHKCPHCAKSFANSSYLAQHIRIHSGAKPYTCSYCQKSFRQLSHLQQHTRNHTESKPHKCPHCTKSFANSSYLSQHIRIHTGVKPYTCSYCEKSFRQLSHLQQHNRIHTGDRPYKCTNPGCEKSFTQLSNLQSHRRQHNKDKPYKCPNCNKGYVDAASLEVHMSKHTVKHARIYSCGLCNRTYTSVRPICICEENSQWSRWPHTPAGYVTPCSHVSTVSPLPSPQETYLVKHMEKHGQEQLNASDGVAAAQHSQGQAARAQPGARSRGEGSEGVEGRAGRGQGSYGQPNAIPCPFDLHQYKTVSTGDIQYKPIGVSDVVPHKDLCLTVTSSGIQVEHLNS from the exons ATGGAGGATTCTCATTTTAACTCCTCCTATTTCTGGTCCCACATTCCCACTATGCCGGGACAG CTGGAGAATGCCGTGTTCCTGAACAAAGTGAAAGAGCAGCAGGAAAAGAGCGCCTCCTTCCCACCGCACTCGGCGCCCCACTATCAAACGACATTGCTCGGCATCCCAACGCCGGGGTGCAAGACGGCGGATGGTGGCGGGCAGCCTGCTGGCGCCGCCCATCTTCACCCGCCGCACAGCAGCCAGAATATCACCGTGCTGCCTGTCCCCTCCACGGGCATAATGACGGCAG CGGGACTGGTCATCACAACTCCCCAAGGAACCTTGGTGTCTCCCACATCCTCGCCGTCCTTTGTGTCTGcacaccccaccaccaccatgatCGTCTCCGCCGTTCATTCTCAGG ACAAAAAAGATGACGGCACGTCCCACGTGGTGGTGGTTCCGGCGCCATCCAAGCGAGGCCGCAAGAAGAAGAGCATGGCGGAATCGGGCAGCGAAACCGTCATACTGGCTCAGCTCAGCGCCGGCGGACAG GTGACATCTTTGCATCATCACACCCGAGATCCATACGATTTGTCCAACGAGGACGGGGAGCCTGGGCTGAAAGACAGCACCAAGACTTACAG GTGCCGGATGTGCGCGGCGACCTTCTTCAGTAAGTCTGACATGCAGCTCCACTCCAAGTCGCACACAGAGGCCAAACCTCACAAGTGTCCGCACTGCGCCAAGTCGTTCGCCAACTCCAGCTACCTGGCGCAGCACATCCGCATCCACAGCGGGGCCAAGCCTTACACCTGCTCCTACTGCCAGAAATCGTTCAGGCAGCTCAGTCACTTACAGCAGCACACACG TAACCATACGGAGTCAAAGCCTCACAAGTGTCCACATTGCACCAAGTCGTTTGCCAACTCCAGCTACCTGTCCCAGCACATCCGCATCCACACGGGCGTTAAGCCTTACACATGCTCCTACTGTGAGAAGTCATTCAGACAGCTCAGTCACCTTCAGCAGCACAACAG GATTCATACTGGAGATCGGCCATACAAGTGTACGAATCCTGGATGTGAGAAATCCTTTACGCAGCTCTCCAATCTACag TCCCATCGACGTCAGCACAACAAAGACAAACCTTACAAGTGCCCCAACTGCAACAAAGGCTATGTGGACGCTGCCAGCCTGGAGGTGCACATGTCCAAACACACGGTCAAGCACGCCCGGATCTACTCGTGCGGCCTTTGCAACCGCACGTACACCTCAGTAAGACCCATATGCATTTGTGAAGAGAATTCCCAGTGGTCTCGGTGGCCCCACACGCCTGCCGGCTACGTTACTCCGTGTAGTCATGTGTCCACTGTCTCCCCTCTCCCTTCACCCCAGGAGACATACCTCGTGAAACACATGGAGAAACACGGCCAAGAGCAGTTGAACGCCTCCGACGGCGTGGCAGCGGCACAGCACAGCCAAGGCCAGGCGGCTCGCGCTCAGCCCGGAGCTCGTAGCCGGGGCGAGGGCTCGGAAGGTGTGGAGGGCAGAGCCGGGCGTGGTCAAGGCAGCTATGGCCAGCCGAACGCCATCCCCTGTCCTTTTGACCTTCACCAGTACAAGACGGTGTCAACGGGAGACATCCAGTACAAACCCATCGGCGTGTCGGACGTTGTTCCCCACAAGGACCTCTGCCTAACCGTGACGTCTTCCGGCATTCAAGTGGAGCACCTCAACTCGTAG